cccaagtcccagtgcactctaagtcctcgtggtggcgtagtgactcgcctcaatccgggtggcggaggacgaatcttagtcgcctccgcgtctgagaccgtcaactcgtgcaacttatcacgtggcttgttgagcgcgttaccacggagacatagggcGTGTGGAGGAACGTAGCCATAGATCATAGGAGATAAAGGTCATATagccaaaaaataaaactattttattgactcatatctgccaaatgaattgttttaaaacaatcctTTTAGGTCAGGAAGGTCTCTAGATGAAACATGCCAAATTTCATGCGAATTGGAAAAATGGCCTAGGTtaagttagaaaaagtaggttttccaGAAAACTAAAAATGGCGAGACATTTATAGACGAAAAGTAAATTGGAGATGGTTCCGGAGCCAAGAGCGAAACTGTAAATGTTCTTATAACAGTGCCAACTAGGGGCAGGCGCATATAATTTCGTTTGCTTAAAAAGTGGGTGGAATTTCGGACCATGTGGTTTGAGATATCTGGACCTTACGGTTTCTGATGCCTAGATACTTCTagggaagaaaaaaatgtgtataataaaaaaatcattatatataCAATAGGCTTCAATGCATGGACCACTAATAAAGCTATCAAACTCTGTAGAAGTAGGCTAGATTGTGAAACTTTTATTTTTCTGCAAGATGAAATGCAAAAGCAAAAGCTGTTACCAAGATAAAGCGTGTAGTTTTCGGCTGGCCATGAAAAGCATGGTGGCCCCCAAAAtgtaacagcttttattaggctactgatagGGCTAGATATCTTGTgtgtgtacatgattttaaacatatttttcaaaagtactagccttttaaattataaaaaactgAGTGCACTATTAAGGGTTAAAAATGCAGTGTGTAAACTTCAGTAAGAATGGGAAAGCTGTATAcattaaaatcataaaataaaatacacacacacacacacacacatacatacatttctcACTcgttctcactctctctctctctcgctttctctcacCTACACTCTCATACATCCAGTCAAACATACCCATGTGGTTCTAGCTGCCACTGTAAAGGGTATATAAGTAGCCTTTGGAGGAGCAGAAGGAGCAGAATACTGTGTACTACCTGTCTGCAGAATATGCAGCTGGACCAGAAGGAAGGTGTTCAGGTTGATGTCTGAGTTACTCACTGCAGAAGGGTGTCACATTTCTGTCTGAGGTATGTTTCATCTTGTTCATACTTTTTAGAATTTCACTCACAAAATGGACAAATGGAAGTAGCGTTCCCTCAAAATGGTCAACATAACTCCATGTTTGACTTTACTGTAATCTGTTCTTATCTCTGTTTCTTGTGTTTCAGCTTATGGCGGAGGACAATGGCACAAATGAGAGTCTGTCTTTTACTAATCAGCAATTCTTTAAGTATGACTTTGATGCTCCTACCATTTCAAAAGCTGTAGTGGCTGTAGGAATACCCCTGTTCTTCATCTATGTAAACTGTGTCATGCTCTTTGCTCTAGGAAGCAAGTCCATATTCTATGAGACGCCACGCTATATACTTTTTGGCCACATGCTTATGAATGACTCTGTGCTGTTGCTGGTCACAATCATCCTGTATATCCTGACGGTGTCTGTCTTTAAAATAACAAAAGCCGTCTGTACTCTTTTAGAGTTTGTCTCCAATAGCACTTTCCAGAATGCTCCTCTGACACTGGCAGTGATGTCCCTGGAGCGGtatgtggctatctgctttccttTAAGGCACTGCAACATCGCCACACCAAAAAGGACTTACATTGCTTTAGGAATCATCTGGTTCCTTAGCTCTCTAAGTGTCATTATAGACATTATTTCTACATTCATCATCAACCCCAATTATTTAGCAGAGTTTTCATATTGCACAATAGAAAAAACGTTTCCAGCTAAATGGCAAACAGATAAAACTCAAGGGTTTCATGTTCTTTTATTTGTGTCTGTAGCAATAAtcattattttcacttacattaGCATTATGGTGACAGCCCGGTCTGTTTCATCTGAGAAAGATTCTGCTAGGAAAGCACACAGAACAGTGTTATTGCATTTGATTCAGCTGGGCCTGTGTCTCACCTCTTTCCTCTATACTACAATAGAAAGAACACTGAATCTCAGATTAGCTAACCTCAGAATTCTGAATTATCTCATTGTTCTACTTCTGCCACGCTGTCTGAGCCCTCTGATCTACGGTCTGAGAGATGATGCTTTGAGGCCCTTATTCAAATATTACTTCATCTATCGTTCAGGCAAAATAAGGCCGTCTGTTAATGTGCATTAACTAGTGAGGTGAGCTCATCAAGAATTTAAGAtgatatcaaataataataacatacaaaattatcatataaaaaagaATCAGGATCAGAAGTGTGTTAATCATTTTGATTATGATGAATgccatattaaaaaaaacatgtttccctttaaaacaaaatttaaccataaatagttttttcttttcattttaacatgttgatcttaaaaagaaaaaagaaaactaatacccatattgtattattattattattattattttttttttggttcattcATAGCCATTCTACCTGAAATCAGGTCTGCTTTTCAATACTGCAAGTACTGTGGAGAaattttgcatacatttttaactgtagttaaataaattaaaacattgttCACTGGAAAACTGGAAAAAATGTGGCATATAATACTTGTACATCTACCTTTATGATACTTACACCagtaaagcagtgtttcccaaagtGTGAGGCGCGAGGGCACTGCACGGGAGGCGCAGGGAGACAGTGGGATTGGAGaagtccattaaaaaaaaaaactagctatataataatcatcatcatcatcatcaacaacatcgtaataataataattattattattaagcgtAAACTTTTGAAGCATGCTTCCAATCCAACTGAGTGTCAATTATGCAATtgactgatatatttcagctgGACTGTTGAGTCTGTAGAGGACAAAGACTCTCAGTGAATAGAGATGGTTGCCATGCCAGTTTGTTTtcttattgtacattttaaaatattaaatctacTGTTAAATCCTCTGCTTTTGTGAGAAcatgtttttcctgcattgaaaaataTTCGGCGGCCGCCGAAACAAATTATATGATATTCAAATTCATCTTGCTTTTGCCGttttataagtgctaaatatgccTCTCATCTGGAACGTGGATGAGCGCGGGGTGCTTAAAGACTGGTTTCGCTTGAGTGTTGTGCGATCCACAGAGAATCACAGGCGAGAAGCTTTCTGCTCTTTCTTACTGTATCTCTGGTCTGGAGCACGCTCGACGCGCGTTAACCAGGCTTCCCTTCATATGTGATCTCCGGTGACAGGAAAGCGCAGGGCGGATCACATGACTGCCTCATTAAACTGCGCTTCTCAATATCGTGGCGCAGACGACAAaacttatgcgacccatttaaattcTTCAtgataattttctattttaatgtgctatggagcaattcaaccatttcaaaCGGCTTCAGCACTATGGGATGAAATTAGACTCAAAATGATTAACAAATGCGTGCATACTTATCCGTCAATTTGATACATTTTATCACAATTTGTGTATGCAGCCaaatgaagatgttccaaatcaaacacaaaatggtcttgtGAAGTACTGAATGTGTATTTGTGGATCAAGTGGCATGCATGCATTCACTGATGTCTATTTGTGTTGATTCTGTTTGATTCATTAGAATTTTGAGAgttttgtttagcttttttttcaccatggccaactcacacacaaacaactcaCAATGGATAAGtcctaaatgtattaataaatgtgtgcatatctacccattcatttaaaaaatcttaacaaatgtgtatttcaaccctcaaaaaacaaaacaaaaaaaaaaaccatgcatttcaacttgtatctgtgaaatttataattaaataaatgtattggaatttgtacaaatagagacagatTTGTAAATACAAGTGTTCCTTTTTGTACAACATCACAATTTGTGTGTGCAACCaaatgaagatgttccaaatcaaacacaaattgttcttgtgaagcattgaatgtgcatttgtggatcaagagatacacacacattcattgacATCTATTTGTGTAGATTCcctttgattcatttgaattttgagacttttttGTCTACTGGTTTTGCCTTGCACGATCCACATGTAGCTTTGTGTGAGCAAAGCAGCTACCACTAGATGAcagtctcattttacagaaatgCCAACAGGCGGGGCGTGGTTTATTCACACGATCAGTGAGCAAGCGCTTCAAGCAAACAGAGGCTGACATCAGCAGAAAGGACATGACCAAggctaatatattttaaaaggcaaaaaaaaaagccCATTTTAGAGTGCAAGTCCTGGTGACAATGCGCTTGTGTTACATGTCAGTAGCTTCTAGTTAATAGGATTCCAACACCTGACTGACTGTGTCGTTGTTTCTGGCATCGGTCAGCGTTAAAGTCTACTGTTTTAATCTTAACAAAGTTTATAGACTGACAGTGAGTTGCGGCAACAAGAAAtctgataattctgttgcacTAAACTTTAatccttgtttaaaaataataatttttatacttgCGAGTACAATGGCTCATCTTGTTGGCAACGTGATTACCCACTTTCCCATTGTTTACATGCGGAGACATGGGACAAACAGATCTCTCGAACAGAAGGAGAGCGTTAATTCGGCATTTAACGAGAGCACCTACAACGACAGGTGTTCATCATTGCTTCCCTCCTCTCTCATACTCGCTTCAGTCGGCAGCCCGTGCTCTTTATTTCTGACCACAACAGCAGCGCTGACTCGAGGGGAGGTCCACCCGTGTggtccttttttcttaaattatgctgCCATTTTTAAGGCTTGTGACATTGTTCATACTGCTGAGACATTTTCTTAACCTGCTTGATCGGCCCTGTGTACAAACGATCTACAGATATGTTCAGAATTCATCAGGACggacaaaattaaaatgaatccttattggtgcaacccaACCTGAAACTTTTGTCTACATAATTGTCAAAGCATGAGTACAGTTCTTAATGATGTAGTATCCAAACACCTGGCACTGTTGCATTCTTTCTTAGGTTTCACTTTTAGAAGTCGTTACTTCTTGGTCTCATGTAACACAATTAGAATGTACAACTCataatgtattgtttttaaattgttattggaAAAAATACCCCAAGGTATAAATGCAGAAGAATAGCAGCACAgctgcctttataaaacatgaatcatgttTACAGACAATAAACTGAAGAGCACATACCATAAATACTTCACATTAAGGTTTATACAAGATCTGCTGTTTGTAAGAATTGGTTTCCacattatgtaaatgtaaataataaatgcattttcccCCCAATAAGGCAATAGATATGAATTCCATGATATACTATTTCAGATTCAGACATTGATCGTTAATTCATTGCTTATACCTATTCAGATTTTTCCTGTCCATCAACAACACTTGACTCACCTGATCCCAAACTCACTTTTTCCAGCTCCagtaaagagtacattttaaaatgaatttgatcTTTTATTGTTCTTTGATGTGAAGTCAGACTTTTTAAGTTATATTCCtatttacataaataattaaCATTGTCTTCTTTTGCCAGGACTTTGTTTTGTGAAGATGAAAATAGAATGaaagttgtcatcatttactcacacttatgttgttccaaacccatgactcCTCTAGTCTACCTCCTAACCTCTTTCATGGgatgtgagtaaacgatgacagtgTTAatatttgggttaactatccctttaaatatgtaaGTATTGTTTTACTACAGCAAGTAAGGTTTTAAGGaagtgtttaaatttttttttttaaaagactcaaatgcaagtcagttcactctagAGGCATTTAATTTTATATGCACATATACAACATGTGAAACTCAAGTGTCTTTTACATAATTTCATTGTACAACTAAGGAATGTGGTACATCTTTAGGGGAAAAAAGGGGTGATAATCTAGGTTTCAAATCATAACTTATGTTACTATGAAACACAACAAAAGTTGGgtacaattttttattaaaaaaatacacttacgGATAGTTTACACACATCTAATAAATGCATGTGTTCATCTTAATGAAAGGACTTACATTAATATCCatagaaaaaagggagaaaaatacttGCAATAACTTTACAGTTTAATGTCAATGTTTCGACTCCGAATGGGTTTTCTGCAGGTCAGACAAAATGAAACGTTTTGTTTGTTCTGTGCGGGTCGAAATAATTTCATTAAATTGGAAAGTCAGCAGTGTGCCAGtatttttctcccatttttctactcattttatatacacacaaacaatggTATAGAACATCATAGCTAAAGCTCTGTGGCATTTTGCTTGAGGTTACCCTTCCTCATTCCTACTACATGGTGTCGTGTCAGTTGTCCGGGACTGATAGATACCTCTAGCCAGGGCAAGAGCAATCTGGatggatacattttaaataattaataactacataAAAACCTGTTTTAAATGTTACACAATGAAACAAGGTTGTTGCCATGAAGCTTTGCTAAGAAAATGCAAGCAGGTTAAGAAAATGTCTCAGCAGCATGTACAATGTCACAAGCCTTGAATATGGcagcataatttaagaaaaaaggaccACATGGGTCTCGGATCGACCACATCCCCTAGCATCAGCGCTACTGTTGTGGTCAGAAATAAAGAGCGCGGGCTGGCGACTGAAGCGAGTTTGAGATAGAGAAGCAATAACGAACACCTACCGCTTGTAGGCGCTCTCGTTAAATGCTATGCTCTCCTTCTGTTCGAGCGATCTGTTTGTCCCATGTCTCCACATGTAAACAATGGGGAAGCGGGTAATCACACTGCCAACAAGATGAGCCATCGTTGTCACAAATGTAACcgtgattatttttaaacaaggtttaaagtTTAGTGCAACAAAATGATCAGATTCCTTGTTGGCGCAACCCACTGTCAGTCTATAAACTTTGTTAAGAGTAAAGCAGTAGACTTTAACGCTGACTGGTGCTAGAAACAACGAGATAGTCAGTCAGATGTTGGAATCCTATTAACTAGAAGCTACTGACATGTAACACAAACGCATTGTCACCAGGATTTGCACTCTAAAATGGGCTTTTTTTCGCCTTTTATATATGATATTATCCTTGGTTATATATGAGAGAAATTGAGACAAACCTTTGATCCTTGCTGCTGATGTCAGTCTCTGTTTGCTTGAAGTGTGGAGCGTTTGCTCATTGACCATGTGAATAAACCATGCCCCGCATTTCTGATGGcatttctgtaaaatgagactgCCATTTAGTGGTAGCTGCTTTGCTCACAAAGTTACGTGTGGATCGTGCAAGGCAAAACCAGTAGGAAATGAAGTCTCGAAATTCTAATTAATCAAAGGGAATCAACACAAACAGATGTCAATGAATGTCTGTGTATCTCTtgttccacaaatgcacattcaatgcttcacaagAACAATTTGTGTTTGATCTGGAACATCTTCATTTGGCTGCACACACAAGAAACCAACAAAAGAAACGTGCTTCACGGTTCTATTATATGTAAACAAAGAAGCAGTACTGTGATGTCTAATTGAGGATAAAACATTAAAGGAGTCTTGTCATGAAGAATAAaactttccttgatattttgacataagtGGTAATTCTACAATAAAAACATAGGCtattgtaaatttcagaactcaaaacttaatccccaatgcaataaaagcatttattgaaaccaagctgcaaaaacgcctctTTCTATACTTCCACGACTTCCCTATGTCACTAGGGGGCCCATCAATTCATGACTTCCTCTACAGCAACAGCATCAATGCCTGCTTTATATAACTGCACCCTTGTCCACTGGTGCTCACATtgtaagcagagagagagagacagagagcaggacagacaggcttggtgtggcctactaactattcctgaacaccaaaggtgACCCATCTGGacaattttgaattttttttgtataaagacatgcactagacagaggtctttgaccattgtcatgtatctCGCGCTGCTTTTAAAAAACGCAGTGTCAAGTtgcaactctgaaaaggagacttCATTCTGTTTAATTCAGctgctgctctgcctcttgcATTCTTGCATCCATCTgcgctttttttaatttttgctgtatgtaaacatgcactagactgaCCATTTTGATGTGTTTTCGGCGGTGTGTGCCTCAGTGcgcctatgtgtgtgtgtcttgttcaccatgctttggactatgtaagTGCATTTTCTactcatatcagtgtggattgcttgtgaaccagtcataatatgattcaagctttgcaaaggagcCTTTATTAAAGGATGGGGTAGATAAAAACACTATCGGACCCGATCGCAAAACCGTAAGTAaaaagtttcattcatgaatatttcaaatgtcatgattgtttgatagtttatggtttATGGCTTGAATGAACAGttaaatatatttggatgcaatgtgttggatgtgcgttatgtgtaaacccagTGCCCGTCCTCCCTTTAGTATACGCAAACTATGAAAGTTGCGAAGGGCCCCCATGCTGTCAAAGATGTTTACAGTAGCCCAGGTAATGATGCATAACATAGAAGTAGACATGGCTATGTTTTGAAGTGAAGCTACCATCCGTCAGtagaaaaacaggagaaaaaacACCAGGAATGTGAAACGAGACAGCATGAAGGTATGTGTTAATTTTAAGGCAATTTTTATAAAGTTTTTggcatgattttcaattatgTTTTTAATGAAACTGCTCAAAGAGTACTTTAATGAGTAttcacctgttttctcattggaaataggtacatttcaaaatatcactgtcctggccaCAAAAGCCATGTTTGTGGGGATtcatagccattttctatacttttgaggcataagcaattaggaaataacacttactacccaggaacaaaaattgtgttacatagtgttatagaATAATTTTCTGTAAGCctgcttttgaaacaatgtgtattgtgaaaaacaTCTCCGGTTCCACATGTAATCTCGaatccctgagatgaagggaatgagacatttctATGGGGAAATACTTTCCTCGACGccctagttgaaacccttgtacaataacgctaatcttctgattggcaatggtgtttgagccccaccccttTAGGTGCGCatttggcctatataagcgggtgctcaCCCAGTCACCATTACTTCAgatttttctgactgagggacagagGACATTACTCTTTCCTCAAatctctgaagtagtagtgcagccagcttttgcaaagtcttgttctcttcatctcagggaaccgaggttacatgtgtaaccagagatgttccttttcgattcagttcacttgacattgctatgaggaacagaatcccatcccgCCGCACTCTGTGACTTCACACCCTTAAGGGTATATACACTTAAATACAGTTACAGGCCGATGACTTTTAAGACATGCCTTAagtgtatatataaatgaataaccCACGTGGGTAATACCAGATGGGGGTTAATATCGTTTGGGGATCTTATATGGATACACTTATATGGGCAACTGACCCTGCAGACTGGCCTCGGACCGACACTCTGACCCCCCAACCCCCTCCCCCCACAATGCCTAAAACCGCCACTGCAGGCACTGTGTAAACCCTTTAGATTTATAATGTTAtagagcttgtttattctcttccatTTGAGTTtccaaatatggctgtattccaGAGGTtacatgatgttagccaatcataacagtgggtgattacattgaagttttaaggagccacacacacacaccttatattATATTAGGTCACACAGAGGAGGAATTGACCT
The DNA window shown above is from Myxocyprinus asiaticus isolate MX2 ecotype Aquarium Trade chromosome 40, UBuf_Myxa_2, whole genome shotgun sequence and carries:
- the LOC127431326 gene encoding odorant receptor 131-2-like; this encodes MAEDNGTNESLSFTNQQFFKYDFDAPTISKAVVAVGIPLFFIYVNCVMLFALGSKSIFYETPRYILFGHMLMNDSVLLLVTIILYILTVSVFKITKAVCTLLEFVSNSTFQNAPLTLAVMSLERYVAICFPLRHCNIATPKRTYIALGIIWFLSSLSVIIDIISTFIINPNYLAEFSYCTIEKTFPAKWQTDKTQGFHVLLFVSVAIIIIFTYISIMVTARSVSSEKDSARKAHRTVLLHLIQLGLCLTSFLYTTIERTLNLRLANLRILNYLIVLLLPRCLSPLIYGLRDDALRPLFKYYFIYRSGKIRPSVNVH